A single Pseudomonas putida DNA region contains:
- a CDS encoding ExbD/TolR family protein, whose translation MKFRRNRQRENVDINLASLIDVVFVLLLFFVVTTTFTRETQLRVELPEAASAEQAPADQGKLVEVTISADGVYSVNNHLLPKSDLATLSEAIERESGGDNKLPLAISADGKTPHQAVITAMDAAGKLGFSHLRMTTVEAAQGTP comes from the coding sequence GTGAAGTTCCGGCGCAATCGGCAGCGGGAAAACGTCGACATCAACCTCGCATCGCTGATCGATGTGGTGTTCGTCCTGCTGCTGTTCTTCGTGGTCACCACCACCTTTACCCGCGAGACCCAGTTGCGTGTCGAGCTGCCCGAAGCGGCCAGCGCCGAGCAGGCACCGGCCGATCAGGGCAAACTGGTGGAAGTGACCATCAGCGCCGATGGCGTGTATTCGGTGAACAACCACCTGCTGCCCAAGAGCGACCTGGCGACCCTCAGCGAGGCCATCGAACGCGAATCTGGCGGTGACAACAAGTTGCCTCTGGCCATCAGCGCCGACGGCAAGACTCCGCACCAGGCCGTGATCACCGCAATGGATGCCGCCGGCAAGCTCGGTTTCAGCCACCTGCGCATGACCACCGTCGAGGCCGCCCAGGGGACACCTTGA
- a CDS encoding low molecular weight protein-tyrosine-phosphatase, whose product MRVLFVCLGNICRSPTAEGVLRHQLQAAGLAEQVHVASAGTGDWHVGKAPDSRTCKAALMRGYDLSRQRAQQVKPAHFAEYDLILAMDESNLAHLRAMRPHNASGELDLFLRRYGAALDEVPDPYYGGAEGFEQVLDLIEAACRELVVEIKGRL is encoded by the coding sequence ATGCGCGTCCTGTTCGTCTGCCTCGGCAATATCTGCCGCTCGCCCACCGCCGAAGGCGTGCTGCGCCATCAGTTGCAGGCAGCCGGCCTGGCTGAGCAGGTGCATGTGGCGTCTGCCGGTACCGGCGACTGGCATGTTGGCAAGGCCCCAGACAGCCGCACCTGCAAGGCCGCGCTGATGCGTGGTTATGACCTGTCGCGCCAGCGTGCCCAGCAGGTCAAGCCGGCGCATTTCGCCGAGTACGACCTGATCCTGGCCATGGATGAGAGCAACCTCGCCCATCTGCGTGCCATGCGCCCGCACAATGCCAGTGGCGAGCTCGACCTGTTCCTGCGCCGTTACGGCGCGGCCCTGGACGAGGTGCCGGACCCTTACTATGGCGGCGCCGAGGGCTTCGAGCAGGTGCTCGACCTGATCGAGGCTGCGTGCCGCGAGCTGGTCGTGGAAATCAAGGGGCGGCTATGA
- the kdsB gene encoding 3-deoxy-manno-octulosonate cytidylyltransferase produces the protein MSVNFTVVIPARLRSTRLPGKPLLAIAGKPMVQHVWEQARKSGASRVVIATDDVSILEACQAFGAEVLMTRADHESGTDRLAEVAAHLGLPADAIVVNVQGDEPLIPPVIIDQVAANLAAHPEAGIATLAEPIHEPETVFNPNAVKVVSDKNGLALSFSRAPLPWARDAFAKDRDVLPQGVPYRRHIGMYAYRVGFLQDFVSWGPCWLEQTEALEQLRALWHGVRIHVEDAIQAPAVGVDTPEDLERVRRLLEA, from the coding sequence ATGAGCGTGAACTTCACCGTGGTCATTCCCGCCCGGCTGCGCTCCACGCGCCTGCCGGGCAAGCCGCTGCTGGCAATTGCTGGCAAGCCTATGGTCCAGCACGTCTGGGAGCAGGCGCGCAAGAGTGGCGCCAGCCGGGTGGTCATCGCCACCGATGACGTCAGCATCCTCGAAGCCTGCCAGGCCTTTGGCGCCGAAGTGCTGATGACCCGCGCCGACCATGAATCGGGCACCGACCGCCTGGCCGAAGTGGCTGCGCACCTGGGGCTGCCGGCTGATGCCATTGTGGTCAATGTGCAGGGCGACGAGCCCTTGATCCCACCGGTGATCATCGACCAGGTGGCCGCCAACCTGGCAGCCCACCCGGAAGCCGGCATCGCCACCCTGGCCGAGCCGATCCATGAGCCGGAAACCGTGTTCAACCCCAATGCGGTCAAGGTGGTCAGCGACAAGAACGGCCTGGCCTTGAGTTTCAGCCGTGCGCCGCTGCCTTGGGCCCGCGACGCCTTTGCCAAGGACCGCGACGTGCTGCCGCAAGGCGTGCCGTATCGCCGCCACATCGGCATGTATGCCTACCGCGTCGGCTTCCTGCAGGACTTCGTCAGCTGGGGCCCATGCTGGCTCGAGCAGACCGAGGCCCTGGAGCAGCTGCGTGCACTGTGGCATGGCGTGCGTATCCACGTCGAAGACGCCATCCAGGCGCCAGCCGTGGGAGTGGATACCCCCGAAGACCTGGAGCGCGTACGGCGCTTGCTGGAGGCCTGA
- the lpxK gene encoding tetraacyldisaccharide 4'-kinase — MALADRLLAAWYAGHPALALLRPLEALYRRVVRRKRARFLSGESASYRAPVPVIVVGNITVGGTGKTPMILWLIEHCRRQGLKVGVVSRGYGAKPPHYPWRVEASQPAEQAGDEPLLIVQRTGVPLMIDPDRSGAVQALLASEPLDLILCDDGMQHYRLARDLELVLIDAARGLGNGRCLPAGPLREPRERLQEADAVLYNGADGDRADGFGFRLQPSALVNLRSGERRELGFFPAGQRLHAVAGIGNPQRFFNTLLELNWQPVPHPFADHAQFSAESLAFSPALPLIMTEKDAVKCRAFAADDWWYLAVEAQPTPAFGAWFDNQLQRLLRKP; from the coding sequence ATGGCGCTCGCCGACCGCTTGCTCGCCGCCTGGTACGCCGGGCATCCGGCCCTGGCGTTGCTGCGCCCGCTTGAAGCGTTGTACCGGCGTGTGGTGAGGCGCAAGCGCGCGCGTTTCCTCAGTGGCGAAAGTGCCAGCTACCGGGCGCCGGTGCCGGTCATCGTGGTGGGTAACATCACCGTGGGCGGCACCGGCAAGACGCCAATGATTCTCTGGCTGATCGAGCATTGCCGCCGCCAGGGCCTCAAGGTCGGTGTGGTCAGCCGTGGCTACGGTGCCAAACCGCCGCACTACCCGTGGCGGGTAGAGGCGAGCCAGCCGGCCGAACAAGCCGGTGACGAGCCTTTGCTGATTGTTCAGCGCACTGGCGTGCCGCTGATGATCGACCCTGACCGTTCCGGCGCGGTGCAGGCACTGCTGGCCAGCGAACCGCTGGACCTGATCCTGTGCGACGACGGCATGCAGCACTACCGCCTGGCCCGTGACCTTGAACTGGTGCTGATCGATGCCGCCCGCGGCCTGGGCAATGGCCGCTGCCTGCCGGCCGGCCCGCTGCGCGAGCCGCGCGAGCGCTTGCAAGAGGCGGATGCCGTGCTTTACAACGGTGCCGATGGCGACCGTGCAGACGGTTTTGGCTTCCGCCTGCAGCCGTCTGCCCTGGTCAACCTGCGCAGCGGCGAACGCCGCGAACTGGGCTTTTTCCCGGCAGGCCAGCGCCTGCATGCGGTGGCCGGTATCGGTAACCCGCAACGTTTCTTCAATACCCTGCTGGAGCTAAACTGGCAGCCGGTGCCGCACCCCTTTGCCGACCATGCACAGTTCAGTGCCGAAAGCCTGGCGTTCAGCCCGGCACTGCCGCTGATCATGACCGAGAAGGATGCGGTTAAATGCCGGGCCTTCGCCGCCGACGACTGGTGGTACCTGGCGGTCGAGGCACAGCCCACGCCTGCCTTCGGCGCCTGGTTCGACAACCAGCTGCAACGGTTGCTGCGCAAGCCCTGA
- a CDS encoding DUF2062 domain-containing protein, translating to MPRRLFKRYMPDPTSIREHKSLRFFGKLLHDPNLWHLNRHSVARAMGVGLFAALIPIPMQMLLAAALAIPVRGNLPIAVSLVWLTNPLTMPPVFFVTYMTGAWLLQIPPRSLPDELTFEWITDQLATLWQPFLLGSVVCGVVLGIFAYFTTLLYWRWWIGRQWRRRKQRVSGTHAAATDQQANAQHIEHRGGHQHEGDRRANTDIRHP from the coding sequence ATGCCGCGCCGCCTTTTCAAACGCTACATGCCGGACCCGACCAGCATTCGGGAACACAAGTCCTTACGCTTTTTCGGCAAGTTGCTGCACGACCCGAACCTATGGCACCTCAACCGCCACTCGGTGGCGCGGGCCATGGGCGTGGGCCTGTTCGCGGCATTGATCCCCATCCCCATGCAGATGCTGCTGGCTGCAGCACTGGCGATCCCGGTACGCGGCAACCTGCCGATCGCCGTCAGCCTGGTCTGGCTGACCAACCCGCTGACCATGCCGCCGGTGTTCTTCGTCACCTACATGACCGGCGCCTGGCTGCTGCAGATTCCGCCCCGCAGCCTGCCCGACGAACTGACCTTCGAATGGATCACCGACCAGCTGGCCACGCTGTGGCAGCCGTTCCTGCTGGGTTCGGTGGTGTGCGGGGTGGTGCTGGGCATTTTCGCCTACTTCACTACCCTGCTGTACTGGCGCTGGTGGATTGGCCGGCAGTGGCGCCGGCGCAAGCAACGGGTGTCAGGCACGCATGCCGCGGCCACTGACCAGCAGGCGAACGCACAGCACATAGAGCACCGCGGTGGCCACCAGCATGAAGGTGATCGCCGTGCCAATACTGATATCCGACACCCCTAG
- a CDS encoding ABC transporter permease: MSVELRTNWVALNTIVYREVRRFLRIWPQTLLPPAITMVLYFVIFGNLIGRQIGDMGGFTYMQYIVPGLIMMSVITNSYGNVVSSFFGSKFQRSIEELMVSPVSPHTILVGYVLGGVLRGLAVGVIVTILSMFFTDLQVHHLGVTVVVVLLTATIFSLLGFVNAVFARNFDDISIIPTFVLTPLTYLGGVFYSINLLPPFWQTVSLANPVLHMVNSFRYGILGVSDISIGTAITFMLVATAVLYVLCVRLLVSGRGMRA, from the coding sequence ATGAGTGTGGAACTGCGTACCAACTGGGTCGCCCTGAACACCATCGTCTACCGCGAAGTGCGGCGCTTCCTGCGGATCTGGCCGCAGACCCTGCTGCCGCCAGCGATCACCATGGTCCTGTACTTCGTCATCTTCGGTAACCTGATCGGCCGGCAGATCGGCGACATGGGCGGTTTCACCTACATGCAGTACATCGTGCCGGGGCTGATCATGATGTCGGTGATCACCAACTCCTACGGCAACGTGGTGTCGAGCTTCTTCGGCAGCAAGTTCCAGCGCTCCATCGAGGAGCTGATGGTGTCCCCGGTGTCGCCGCACACCATTCTGGTCGGCTATGTCCTGGGTGGCGTGCTGCGTGGCTTGGCGGTTGGGGTGATCGTGACCATCCTGTCGATGTTCTTCACCGACCTGCAGGTGCATCACCTGGGTGTGACCGTGGTCGTGGTGCTGCTGACCGCGACAATCTTCTCGCTGCTGGGCTTCGTCAACGCGGTGTTTGCGCGCAACTTCGACGATATCTCGATCATTCCAACGTTCGTGCTGACGCCCCTGACCTACCTGGGCGGAGTGTTCTACTCGATTAACCTGCTGCCGCCGTTCTGGCAGACCGTGTCGCTGGCCAACCCGGTGCTGCACATGGTCAACTCGTTCCGCTACGGCATCCTAGGGGTGTCGGATATCAGTATTGGCACGGCGATCACCTTCATGCTGGTGGCCACCGCGGTGCTCTATGTGCTGTGCGTTCGCCTGCTGGTCAGTGGCCGCGGCATGCGTGCCTGA
- a CDS encoding Trm112 family protein — MDTKLLDILACPITKGPLKLSADKTELISKGAGLAYPIRDGIPVMLESEARTLTDDERLDK; from the coding sequence ATGGACACCAAACTGCTCGATATCCTCGCCTGCCCGATCACCAAGGGCCCGCTCAAGCTCAGTGCTGACAAGACCGAGCTGATCAGCAAGGGCGCAGGCCTGGCCTACCCGATCCGTGACGGTATCCCGGTGATGCTGGAAAGCGAAGCGCGTACCTTGACCGACGACGAGCGTCTGGACAAATGA
- a CDS encoding MotA/TolQ/ExbB proton channel family protein, giving the protein MWELVKSGGWMMLPIILSSIAAMAIVVERLWTLRASRVTPPHLLSQVWMWIKDKQLTSDKLKALRADSPLGEILAAGLANSRHGREIMKECIEEAASRVIHELERYISTLGTIAAMAPLLGLLGTVLGMIDIFSAFMGSQMTANAAVLAGGISKALVTTAAGLMVGIPAVFFHRFLLRRIDELVVGMEQEAIKLVEVIQGDREVEVAGGKA; this is encoded by the coding sequence GTGTGGGAATTGGTCAAGTCCGGTGGTTGGATGATGCTGCCGATCATTCTGAGTTCCATCGCCGCCATGGCTATCGTCGTCGAGCGCCTGTGGACCTTGCGCGCCAGCCGCGTCACCCCGCCGCACCTGCTGAGCCAGGTGTGGATGTGGATCAAGGACAAGCAACTCACCAGTGACAAGCTCAAGGCCCTGCGCGCGGATTCGCCGCTGGGCGAGATTCTCGCTGCTGGCCTGGCCAACTCGCGCCATGGCCGCGAAATCATGAAAGAGTGCATCGAGGAGGCCGCCTCGCGCGTCATCCACGAACTCGAGCGCTACATCAGCACCCTCGGCACCATCGCTGCCATGGCGCCGCTGCTCGGCCTGCTGGGCACCGTGCTGGGCATGATCGATATCTTCAGCGCCTTCATGGGCTCGCAGATGACCGCCAACGCCGCTGTGCTGGCCGGCGGTATCTCCAAGGCCCTGGTCACCACTGCGGCCGGCCTGATGGTTGGTATCCCGGCGGTATTCTTCCACCGCTTCCTGCTGCGCCGCATCGATGAACTGGTGGTGGGCATGGAGCAGGAGGCGATCAAGCTGGTAGAAGTCATCCAGGGCGACCGCGAAGTGGAAGTGGCCGGAGGCAAGGCGTGA
- the murB gene encoding UDP-N-acetylmuramate dehydrogenase, with amino-acid sequence MTAVWQEHVSLKPYNTFGIDVKARYFTQAHSDDEVREALALARQRELRVQVIGGGSNLLLTRDIDALVLHMASRGQRVLSDDGERVVVEAQAGEPWHPFVQWSLAQGYCGLENLSLIPGTVGAAPMQNVGAYGVEIKDVFAGLTALDRQTGELRDFSLEECAFGYRDSVFKRNPGRWLILRVRFALSHDLQAHLDYGPVRQRLAEQGVEQPTAQSISDAICSIRREKLPDPADLGNAGSFFKNPVVSAELVDSIRSQYPGVVAYPQAGGQVKLAAGWLIEQAGWKGYRDGDAGVHRLQSLVLVNYGQASGAQVHALAQRIQADILQRFGVELEMEPNLY; translated from the coding sequence ATGACAGCGGTTTGGCAGGAGCACGTTTCGCTAAAGCCGTACAACACCTTCGGCATCGACGTAAAAGCCCGGTATTTCACCCAGGCACACAGTGATGACGAAGTGCGCGAGGCGTTGGCCCTGGCGCGCCAGCGTGAGTTGCGGGTGCAGGTGATCGGGGGGGGCAGCAACCTGCTGCTGACCCGCGATATCGATGCGCTGGTATTGCACATGGCCAGCCGTGGCCAGCGCGTGCTGAGTGATGACGGCGAGCGGGTGGTGGTCGAGGCGCAAGCCGGCGAACCTTGGCACCCGTTCGTGCAATGGTCGTTGGCGCAGGGCTATTGTGGCCTGGAGAACCTCAGCCTGATACCTGGCACCGTGGGCGCTGCGCCGATGCAGAACGTCGGCGCCTATGGCGTCGAGATCAAGGATGTGTTCGCCGGGCTGACCGCGTTGGACCGGCAGACCGGGGAGCTGCGCGATTTCAGCCTGGAGGAATGCGCCTTCGGTTACCGCGACAGCGTGTTCAAGCGCAACCCTGGGCGTTGGTTGATCCTGCGTGTGCGCTTTGCGCTGAGCCACGACCTGCAGGCGCATCTGGACTATGGCCCTGTGCGCCAGCGCCTGGCGGAGCAGGGCGTCGAGCAGCCAACCGCGCAGTCGATCAGCGACGCCATTTGCAGCATTCGTCGCGAAAAACTGCCGGACCCGGCCGATTTGGGCAATGCCGGGAGCTTCTTCAAGAATCCGGTGGTGTCGGCTGAGCTGGTCGACAGCATTCGAAGCCAGTACCCGGGCGTGGTGGCCTATCCCCAGGCAGGCGGCCAGGTGAAGCTGGCAGCTGGTTGGTTGATCGAGCAGGCTGGCTGGAAAGGCTACCGTGACGGCGATGCGGGTGTACATCGGCTGCAGTCGCTGGTACTGGTCAATTATGGCCAGGCGAGCGGGGCGCAGGTGCATGCGCTGGCGCAGCGGATTCAGGCAGATATCCTGCAGCGGTTCGGGGTGGAGCTGGAAATGGAGCCCAACCTGTACTGA
- a CDS encoding DNA internalization-related competence protein ComEC/Rec2, translating to MRTGMFALALGLLCLGFLPVLPSVGWLLLLVLGGGVFACTRLWPLGCFLLGLCWACWSAQQALDERLAAGLDGRTLWLEGRVVGLPTRTAQGVRFELEQPRSRRAELPRRLQLSWFNGPAIRAGEHWRLAVTLQRPAGLLNPHGPDREAQLLARRIGATGTVKAGQVLHAAPPGWRDALRERLLNVDALGQEAALVALVLGDGAGLARDQWQVLQATGTVHLMVISGQHIGLVAGLLYALIAGLARWGLWPRDWPWLPWACGLALTGALAYGWLAGAGVPVQRACLMLAVVLLWRLRFRQLGAMFPLLLALNLVLLAEPLAVLLPGFWLSFAAVAILICSFAARLGGWRPWEAWTRAQWVIAVGLLPVLLATGLPVSLTAPLANLLAVPWVSLGVLPLALLGTLLLPLAGIGEGLLWLAGGMLDVLLRLLALIAAWHPAWTPPALPMLAWLLVCIGALLLLLPRGVPLRGLGGVLLLALWVPREPVPHGQVEVWQLDVGQGLAVLLRTRHHALLYDAGPAKGEFDLGERVVLPTLRKLGVGSLDLMLISHAHADHAGGAAAIERGLPVRQMIGGEALDDVQLQPCTSGEQWTWDGVRFSLWRWADGQSSNDRSCVLLVEAQGERLLLAGDMEAGAERAWLAQAEAPRIDWLQAPHHGSRTSSSEAFIRATAARGVLISRGRNNSFGHPHAQVVERYRRHGVAIHDTAAEGGLRLVLGSHGDVEGVRRQRRFWREAGGG from the coding sequence ATGCGCACAGGGATGTTTGCGCTCGCGCTCGGGCTGTTGTGCCTGGGCTTTCTTCCCGTTTTGCCGTCGGTCGGGTGGCTGCTACTGCTTGTGCTGGGTGGTGGTGTCTTCGCGTGCACCCGGCTGTGGCCGCTGGGCTGCTTTTTGCTGGGGCTGTGTTGGGCCTGCTGGTCGGCCCAGCAGGCGCTGGATGAGCGCCTGGCTGCGGGGCTCGATGGCCGCACGCTATGGCTTGAGGGCCGGGTCGTAGGCTTGCCCACACGGACTGCGCAGGGCGTGCGCTTTGAGCTGGAGCAGCCACGTTCGCGTCGCGCCGAGTTGCCCCGGCGGCTGCAACTGAGCTGGTTCAACGGCCCGGCCATTCGCGCTGGCGAGCACTGGCGCCTGGCGGTCACCCTGCAGCGCCCGGCGGGGTTGCTCAACCCTCATGGCCCGGACCGTGAAGCTCAACTGCTGGCGCGCCGGATCGGCGCCACTGGCACTGTAAAGGCGGGCCAGGTGTTGCACGCGGCGCCACCGGGGTGGCGAGATGCGCTGCGCGAGCGGCTGCTGAATGTCGATGCCCTTGGTCAGGAAGCTGCTTTGGTGGCGTTGGTGCTGGGGGATGGTGCGGGGTTGGCCCGCGACCAGTGGCAGGTACTGCAGGCTACCGGCACGGTGCACTTGATGGTGATTTCCGGCCAGCACATCGGCCTGGTTGCAGGGCTGCTGTATGCCTTGATAGCGGGGCTGGCACGCTGGGGATTGTGGCCACGTGACTGGCCATGGTTGCCCTGGGCATGCGGCCTGGCGCTGACGGGGGCGCTGGCTTATGGATGGCTGGCCGGCGCCGGCGTGCCGGTGCAGCGCGCTTGCTTGATGCTGGCGGTGGTGCTGCTGTGGCGCCTGCGCTTTCGTCAACTGGGTGCGATGTTCCCGCTGCTGCTGGCGCTGAACCTGGTGCTGTTGGCAGAGCCCCTGGCGGTGTTGCTACCCGGGTTCTGGTTGTCGTTCGCGGCAGTGGCCATCCTGATCTGCAGCTTTGCCGCGCGTCTTGGCGGCTGGCGGCCCTGGGAGGCGTGGACGCGGGCCCAGTGGGTAATCGCCGTAGGCCTGCTGCCGGTGTTGCTGGCCACGGGCTTGCCGGTGAGCCTGACCGCCCCCCTGGCAAACTTGCTGGCAGTGCCCTGGGTCAGCCTGGGCGTGTTGCCGCTGGCGTTGCTCGGCACTCTGTTGTTGCCGCTGGCCGGTATTGGCGAGGGTTTGCTATGGCTGGCGGGTGGCATGCTGGACGTGTTGTTGCGCCTGCTTGCCTTGATAGCAGCGTGGCACCCGGCATGGACACCGCCGGCCTTGCCAATGCTTGCCTGGTTGCTTGTGTGTATTGGAGCGCTGCTGCTGTTGCTGCCACGCGGAGTGCCGCTGCGCGGCCTGGGCGGGGTCCTGCTGCTGGCCTTGTGGGTGCCGAGGGAACCCGTGCCGCATGGCCAGGTTGAGGTCTGGCAGCTGGACGTCGGCCAAGGGCTGGCGGTGCTGCTGCGCACGCGGCATCACGCCCTGCTGTATGACGCAGGGCCGGCCAAGGGCGAATTCGACCTGGGCGAACGGGTGGTGCTGCCGACCCTGCGCAAGCTTGGGGTAGGCAGCCTGGACCTGATGTTGATCAGCCACGCCCATGCCGACCATGCGGGCGGTGCTGCGGCCATTGAGCGTGGTTTGCCAGTCCGGCAAATGATCGGCGGCGAAGCGCTGGATGATGTGCAGCTGCAACCTTGCACCAGTGGCGAACAATGGACCTGGGATGGCGTACGCTTTTCGTTATGGCGCTGGGCTGACGGGCAAAGCAGCAATGACCGCTCTTGCGTGTTGCTGGTCGAGGCGCAGGGCGAGCGTTTGCTGCTGGCGGGGGATATGGAGGCCGGCGCAGAACGGGCTTGGCTGGCACAGGCCGAAGCACCCCGTATCGACTGGCTGCAGGCGCCGCACCATGGCAGCCGCACTTCTTCAAGCGAGGCCTTCATCCGCGCTACGGCTGCGCGTGGGGTGCTGATTTCACGGGGGCGTAACAACAGCTTCGGGCACCCGCATGCTCAGGTGGTCGAACGCTATCGTCGGCATGGCGTGGCCATTCACGACACGGCGGCAGAAGGGGGCTTGCGGCTGGTGCTGGGGAGCCATGGTGATGTCGAGGGTGTGCGTCGGCAGCGGCGATTCTGGCGGGAGGCTGGCGGTGGCTGA